From a single Candidatus Thorarchaeota archaeon genomic region:
- a CDS encoding biotin--[acetyl-CoA-carboxylase] ligase encodes MPSLYDDLLVEPAKFKSFAPRIFSYSLVTSTNEVARGLIDQNAGDGTVVVADSQSQGHGRYDRRWESPLGGLYLSLLLTPRIDVAHAPLLGLLCAVGAAYTVHQISQEDALLKWPNDLLLKGKKIGGILSELVIGQEPLAIIGVGVNINIVLHDLPPTVRENSTSLAHETGRKFSLSEVLLALLENVDKLLARVEASNSFDSVLAEWRRLSATLGRQVVVTGQFREVEGYALDIDELGRLIVQQSDESEVIVSIGDVEHLSM; translated from the coding sequence ATGCCGAGTCTGTATGATGATCTTCTTGTAGAACCTGCTAAATTCAAGTCCTTCGCACCTCGGATCTTCTCTTATTCACTTGTAACCTCCACGAATGAAGTAGCTCGTGGGCTCATTGATCAAAATGCCGGGGACGGAACTGTTGTTGTTGCCGATTCCCAGTCACAAGGTCATGGACGATATGATCGCCGGTGGGAGTCACCCCTGGGCGGCCTCTACCTGTCATTACTTCTCACGCCTCGAATAGATGTTGCGCACGCCCCGCTTCTCGGTCTTCTCTGTGCGGTTGGAGCAGCCTATACTGTGCATCAGATCTCACAGGAGGATGCGCTCCTTAAGTGGCCAAACGATCTCTTGTTGAAAGGCAAGAAAATAGGTGGTATATTGAGTGAGCTTGTGATCGGGCAAGAACCACTTGCCATCATCGGAGTGGGTGTCAACATCAATATTGTGCTTCATGATCTCCCGCCGACAGTACGCGAAAATAGCACTTCTCTTGCTCATGAGACTGGTCGTAAATTTTCTCTCAGCGAGGTTCTGCTTGCTCTCCTAGAGAACGTTGACAAGCTGCTCGCGAGGGTCGAAGCAAGCAATAGTTTTGATTCTGTGCTGGCCGAATGGAGACGGCTGAGCGCTACACTTGGGCGGCAAGTGGTTGTTACCGGGCAATTTAGGGAGGTAGAGGGGTATGCTCTGGACATAGACGAGCTTGGTCGTCTGATCGTTCAACAGAGCGACGAATCCGAAGTGATCGTTTCCATCGGGGATGTTGAGCATCTCTCCATGTGA
- a CDS encoding DUF1295 domain-containing protein — protein MHKHKKHGLVTTGLYRRMRHPQYFGMLLVTIGFTAQSYVLQMTTFGISWIEPPMMIATWYSILFIYVILALVEESYLSKRYGQEYEEYKRNSGFFVPRVGVQRESINTIASIIIMILLLNVSIAIGFAFVFGAG, from the coding sequence CTGCATAAACACAAGAAACACGGTCTTGTGACAACAGGGCTATATCGAAGAATGCGACATCCACAATATTTTGGTATGTTACTCGTCACTATTGGTTTTACTGCCCAATCTTATGTGTTACAAATGACCACGTTTGGAATCTCGTGGATCGAACCACCCATGATGATAGCAACATGGTATAGCATTCTTTTCATCTACGTGATCCTTGCACTTGTTGAGGAATCATACTTGTCCAAAAGGTATGGACAAGAATATGAAGAGTATAAGAGAAATAGCGGATTTTTCGTTCCAAGAGTAGGCGTACAAAGAGAGAGTATAAACACAATCGCTTCAATCATCATAATGATCCTATTGCTCAATGTTTCAATTGCAATTGGATTCGCCTTTGTCTTTGGTGCTGGATAA
- a CDS encoding pyruvate/oxaloacetate carboxyltransferase produces MTKLKITDTVLRDAHQSLLATRMRTEDMLPICDKLDQVGYHSLEMFGGATFDSMMRFLDEDPWARLEALRDALPHTKLQMLLRGQNCVGYRAYPDDVLEAFIGYAVEAGMDIFRIFDALNDVRNMEASMKFVKRAGGHVQASISYTISPVHTVDKFVDMASELAALDADSICIKDMAGLITPQVAYDLVKRLKEDVGLPVQLHSHYTSGMASMAYLRAADAGVDVVDCAISSLALATSQPATESIVEALHGTPRDTGLDVNLLAEIADYFRKVRTKYSAFEGSLKGVNPRVLVFQIPGGMLSNLDNQLREQNALDRYDEVLEEVPRVRAELGYPPLVTPSSQIVGTQATLNVITGERYKIIPHEVKQYVRGYYGRPPAPIDPEIKKLIIGDEEPIDCRPADLLEPELPEAREALKDIPHHPRDEVSYALFPQYALDFLKRKAQRQTQGSLSPEKEAAIIAAVLHMGIMTTGITASGTYGSAWSQGGREGLVAQATNYNAGRWGHSESIWAIAGRKDLMRRNLNGGTV; encoded by the coding sequence ATGACGAAACTGAAGATCACCGATACCGTGTTACGAGATGCACATCAGTCTCTGCTTGCAACGCGCATGCGAACAGAAGATATGCTTCCCATTTGTGACAAGCTCGATCAGGTCGGCTATCACTCTCTTGAGATGTTCGGTGGTGCAACATTTGACTCAATGATGCGATTTCTTGATGAGGATCCATGGGCTCGGTTGGAGGCCCTGCGTGATGCATTGCCTCATACAAAGTTACAGATGTTACTTAGAGGGCAAAACTGTGTCGGGTATCGAGCGTATCCTGATGACGTACTTGAGGCATTCATTGGATATGCTGTCGAAGCCGGAATGGATATCTTCCGAATATTTGATGCGCTTAATGATGTTCGTAACATGGAGGCCTCGATGAAATTTGTCAAGCGAGCTGGTGGTCATGTTCAGGCCAGCATCTCCTATACGATCAGTCCGGTTCACACTGTTGACAAATTTGTGGACATGGCCTCTGAACTTGCTGCACTTGATGCGGACTCGATCTGTATCAAAGACATGGCAGGTCTGATCACGCCGCAGGTGGCCTATGATCTCGTCAAGCGTCTGAAGGAGGACGTTGGGCTTCCAGTCCAGCTTCATTCACACTATACCAGTGGAATGGCCTCGATGGCCTATCTCCGCGCAGCCGATGCAGGAGTGGACGTTGTGGACTGTGCGATCTCCTCATTGGCACTTGCAACATCGCAGCCTGCTACAGAATCAATTGTTGAGGCATTACATGGGACCCCCCGTGATACCGGACTTGACGTTAATCTTCTTGCTGAGATCGCCGATTATTTCCGCAAGGTCCGAACCAAATATTCCGCCTTTGAAGGAAGCCTGAAGGGTGTCAATCCCCGAGTGCTGGTATTTCAGATCCCGGGTGGGATGCTCTCTAATCTTGATAATCAGCTTCGTGAACAGAATGCTCTTGATAGGTATGATGAGGTTCTCGAGGAGGTTCCCAGAGTGAGAGCAGAACTCGGGTACCCCCCATTAGTGACCCCGTCCAGTCAGATCGTCGGCACGCAGGCCACACTCAATGTCATCACTGGTGAACGTTACAAAATCATCCCCCATGAGGTCAAGCAATACGTTCGAGGGTATTATGGTCGGCCTCCTGCACCGATTGACCCTGAAATCAAAAAGCTGATAATCGGCGATGAGGAACCGATTGACTGCCGACCTGCTGATCTCCTTGAGCCAGAGCTGCCCGAGGCAAGAGAGGCATTGAAAGACATTCCGCATCACCCGCGAGATGAGGTCTCGTACGCTCTCTTCCCACAGTACGCACTTGATTTTCTTAAGCGTAAGGCGCAACGGCAGACACAGGGCAGTCTAAGCCCCGAAAAAGAAGCGGCGATTATTGCCGCAGTGTTGCATATGGGCATTATGACAACAGGCATCACCGCCTCTGGTACTTATGGATCTGCTTGGTCTCAGGGAGGTCGTGAGGGACTTGTTGCACAGGCGACAAATTATAATGCAGGCCGATGGGGCCATAGTGAATCCATCTGGGCAATCGCGGGACGGAAGGATCTCATGCGCCGGAATCTCAATGGAGGCACTGTTTAA
- a CDS encoding methylmalonyl-CoA carboxyltransferase, which produces MPNDPFERLKEMREQARLGGGLERQKKQHEQGKYTARERIEKLLDPGSFVEVDEFVVHRCTDFGMDKKKILGDGVITGFGTIDGRKVFVFSQDFTVFGGSLSEMFGKKICKIMDMAMDVGAPVVGLNDGAGARVQEGVKALASYADIFYRNTIASGVIPQISAIMGPCAGGAVYSPAVTDFTLMVKETSHMFITGPEVIKTVTGEEVTFEDLGGAMTHASISGVAHFASENEDECFIQIKKLLSYMPSNNLEDPPRVETGHKPDDVDTSIDEVVPDDPNKPYDMRDVVAKVVDNGEFFEVHEHWAKNMIVGFARFDGRSVGIVGNQPAHLAGTLDIDASDKVSRFVRFCDAFNIPIITFMDVPGYLPGTAQEWGGIIRHGAKILYAFSEATVPKITIITRKAYGGAYDVMSSKNIGADLVYAWPTAEIAVMGPQGACNIIFRKEINAAKDPEKKRQALIADYREKFANPYIAAGLGYIDKVILPHETRPLICKGLDVISSKRKTRPPKKHGNIPL; this is translated from the coding sequence ATGCCGAATGATCCGTTCGAACGACTAAAGGAGATGCGTGAGCAGGCACGTCTGGGTGGCGGCCTTGAGCGTCAGAAAAAACAGCACGAGCAGGGGAAGTATACCGCGCGTGAGCGGATAGAGAAACTGCTTGATCCCGGTTCGTTTGTTGAGGTTGACGAGTTCGTTGTTCACCGTTGCACAGATTTTGGTATGGACAAGAAAAAGATACTCGGCGATGGCGTCATCACCGGTTTTGGAACGATCGATGGTCGAAAGGTCTTTGTCTTCAGCCAGGACTTTACTGTGTTTGGTGGTTCGCTCTCTGAGATGTTTGGCAAGAAGATCTGCAAGATCATGGATATGGCCATGGATGTGGGTGCACCAGTCGTTGGGCTTAATGATGGGGCCGGAGCACGGGTGCAGGAGGGCGTAAAGGCACTTGCTTCCTATGCGGACATCTTCTATAGGAACACGATCGCCAGCGGAGTCATTCCACAGATCAGTGCAATTATGGGCCCCTGTGCCGGTGGTGCTGTCTATAGTCCCGCAGTGACAGACTTCACGCTCATGGTGAAGGAGACCTCGCATATGTTCATCACAGGTCCGGAAGTCATCAAGACGGTGACTGGCGAAGAGGTCACCTTTGAGGACTTGGGCGGTGCAATGACTCATGCGTCAATCAGTGGTGTTGCTCATTTCGCTTCAGAAAATGAAGACGAGTGCTTCATACAGATTAAAAAACTATTAAGTTATATGCCAAGCAACAACTTGGAAGACCCACCACGAGTCGAGACAGGTCACAAACCCGATGATGTTGATACCTCAATTGATGAGGTGGTGCCTGATGATCCAAACAAGCCCTACGACATGCGCGATGTTGTGGCGAAGGTTGTGGATAATGGCGAGTTCTTTGAGGTCCACGAGCACTGGGCCAAAAACATGATCGTTGGGTTCGCACGATTTGATGGACGGTCGGTGGGTATAGTTGGAAACCAGCCCGCTCATCTTGCAGGTACACTTGATATTGATGCCTCTGACAAGGTTTCGCGGTTTGTACGGTTCTGTGATGCCTTCAATATCCCTATCATCACCTTCATGGATGTACCGGGTTACCTCCCCGGAACGGCTCAGGAGTGGGGCGGAATCATTCGTCATGGCGCAAAGATCCTCTATGCGTTCAGTGAGGCGACAGTCCCCAAGATCACAATCATCACTCGCAAGGCCTATGGTGGAGCATATGATGTTATGAGCAGCAAGAACATTGGTGCCGATCTCGTCTATGCTTGGCCTACTGCTGAGATCGCCGTCATGGGACCACAGGGAGCATGCAACATCATCTTTCGCAAAGAGATCAATGCTGCAAAGGACCCTGAGAAAAAACGACAGGCACTCATCGCGGACTATCGTGAAAAGTTTGCTAACCCTTACATTGCTGCTGGGCTCGGGTATATCGACAAAGTGATCTTGCCGCATGAGACCCGTCCACTCATCTGTAAGGGGCTGGATGTCATCTCTAGTAAACGAAAGACTCGTCCGCCTAAGAAACATGGGAACATTCCTTTGTAG
- the arsB gene encoding ACR3 family arsenite efflux transporter: MTETPAAGLGRLDKLLPVWILLAMILGILLGRYVPGVAVLLNSLSVGTTSIPIAIGLLWMMYPVLAKVKYEEMGRLRGEKRMFGVSFILNWILGPIIMFSLAWLFLADLPEYRVGLILVGLARCIAMVLIWNFLAGGDSESCAILVAINSLMQILLYSFEAWFYISFLSALIDPAAATVVQVSLIDVAVSVLIFLGIPLAGGMITRSILLKRRGAEWYDRKFAPKLGPIALIGLLYTIVMMFSLKGDAILELPLDVLRISLPLLSYFLIMFLIAFGISYVLKFNYEKNVTISFTAASNNFELAIAVAIGVFGISSGQALAAVVGPLIEVPVLVGLVYVAMYFKRRFYALEDSRVASS, encoded by the coding sequence ATGACAGAAACTCCAGCAGCAGGATTAGGCCGCCTCGACAAGCTACTTCCGGTATGGATTCTTCTTGCTATGATCTTGGGGATTCTATTGGGCCGATACGTCCCCGGTGTTGCAGTACTTCTGAACTCCCTAAGTGTTGGGACCACATCGATTCCAATTGCCATCGGATTGCTTTGGATGATGTATCCTGTGCTTGCAAAAGTGAAGTACGAAGAGATGGGACGGCTGCGTGGAGAAAAACGTATGTTTGGGGTCTCGTTCATACTGAACTGGATACTCGGTCCCATCATTATGTTCAGTCTGGCCTGGTTATTTCTTGCTGATCTTCCCGAGTATAGAGTGGGACTGATTCTTGTGGGCCTTGCGCGATGTATTGCAATGGTGTTGATCTGGAACTTTCTTGCTGGTGGGGACTCAGAGTCCTGTGCCATTCTTGTAGCAATTAACTCTCTCATGCAGATTTTATTATATAGTTTTGAGGCGTGGTTCTACATCTCATTTCTATCTGCCCTCATTGATCCCGCCGCAGCGACTGTAGTGCAGGTGTCATTGATTGACGTTGCAGTCAGCGTTCTTATCTTTCTGGGGATTCCACTTGCCGGGGGAATGATTACACGGTCAATCTTGTTGAAGCGACGCGGTGCTGAGTGGTATGATCGAAAGTTTGCTCCCAAGCTCGGGCCAATAGCATTGATTGGTCTTCTCTACACAATTGTCATGATGTTCTCCCTGAAGGGAGACGCCATACTTGAACTGCCTCTTGATGTTCTCAGGATCTCTCTACCACTCCTCTCATACTTTCTCATCATGTTTCTGATTGCCTTTGGTATATCCTATGTTCTGAAATTTAATTATGAGAAGAATGTGACGATCTCCTTTACTGCTGCGAGTAATAACTTTGAGCTTGCCATTGCAGTTGCTATTGGTGTCTTCGGGATCAGTTCTGGTCAAGCATTGGCAGCAGTAGTAGGGCCGCTCATCGAAGTCCCCGTTCTGGTTGGTCTGGTGTATGTTGCTATGTATTTCAAAAGACGTTTCTATGCTCTAGAGGATTCGCGTGTGGCCTCATCTTAG
- a CDS encoding thiolase domain-containing protein produces the protein MKPVYVIGVGMTRFGRLEESIVELARQAAVEALRDAGAVDVRPDRLVVGSQNPDEFTGIGHLSTLLADQLGLVPAGATRVETGPSAGSSAYETGVALVGSGLSELVLVIGVEKMSDVDRGTASKILAKMMSQSNETLYGGTPAALAALVARRYMHDYGLTREDLALLPVKAHRNGAKNPLAHFQKEITVEKVLASPVVADPLTLYDCCPTSDGAAAVVLASKETMRELVPEDHAMRILGIGHATDYLAVQHRLHVTSLNATIEAANLAFSMAGLTPNDVDVWELHDAFSILELINMEDIGLAERGRAIEMIREGATEVDGCCPVNTTGGLKARGHPTGATGIAQIHDLVLQLRGDAPPALQVSEPEIGVSHNIGGFGNNMVVSIIGTV, from the coding sequence ATGAAACCAGTCTATGTGATTGGCGTAGGAATGACTCGATTTGGCCGTCTTGAGGAATCCATTGTCGAACTTGCTCGACAGGCTGCCGTTGAAGCACTTCGAGACGCAGGTGCTGTTGATGTCAGACCTGATAGACTCGTAGTAGGTTCTCAAAATCCTGATGAGTTTACTGGCATCGGTCATCTCTCCACACTATTGGCCGATCAACTCGGTCTCGTACCAGCAGGGGCCACACGAGTTGAAACCGGTCCTTCTGCCGGGTCTAGTGCCTATGAGACTGGTGTTGCTCTTGTGGGATCGGGGCTCTCAGAGTTAGTGCTTGTCATTGGCGTCGAAAAGATGTCCGATGTAGACCGCGGGACTGCTTCTAAGATTTTAGCAAAGATGATGTCCCAATCAAATGAGACCCTATATGGAGGAACTCCTGCTGCACTTGCCGCACTTGTTGCTCGAAGATATATGCACGATTATGGTCTCACACGTGAGGATCTTGCTCTCTTGCCCGTGAAGGCCCACCGGAACGGGGCGAAGAATCCACTCGCTCACTTTCAGAAAGAGATCACGGTCGAAAAGGTCCTCGCATCCCCCGTTGTCGCCGATCCACTCACGCTCTATGACTGCTGTCCGACCAGTGATGGAGCAGCGGCTGTAGTCCTCGCCTCTAAGGAGACCATGCGTGAGTTGGTTCCGGAAGATCATGCAATGAGAATTCTTGGGATCGGCCACGCTACTGACTATCTTGCAGTCCAGCATAGACTGCATGTCACTTCACTTAATGCCACTATTGAGGCCGCAAATTTGGCTTTCAGTATGGCCGGACTCACACCCAATGATGTTGACGTATGGGAACTGCACGATGCTTTTTCAATACTCGAACTGATCAATATGGAAGACATAGGTCTGGCAGAGCGTGGCCGGGCTATCGAGATGATCCGTGAGGGTGCTACTGAAGTTGATGGTTGTTGCCCTGTCAATACGACTGGGGGTCTCAAAGCACGAGGCCACCCTACTGGTGCGACGGGAATTGCTCAGATCCATGATCTGGTACTTCAGCTCCGTGGGGACGCTCCTCCTGCGCTCCAAGTCAGTGAACCTGAGATAGGGGTGAGCCATAATATCGGTGGCTTTGGAAATAACATGGTGGTCTCAATCATTGGTACAGTCTAA
- a CDS encoding metalloregulator ArsR/SmtB family transcription factor: protein MADKKTVNRCVEFHKALSNPVRLQIVEELIDGELCQCELAPRIGLAQSTISSYLSQLVRANILSERREGQRKIYWISSEKIAALLKKIRRVLAEEAD from the coding sequence ATGGCGGATAAAAAGACCGTAAACAGATGTGTTGAATTTCATAAGGCACTTAGTAACCCGGTCAGACTACAAATTGTTGAAGAATTGATTGATGGCGAACTCTGCCAATGTGAACTTGCGCCACGTATTGGATTAGCCCAGTCTACAATTTCGTCATATCTCTCTCAGTTAGTGAGAGCAAATATATTGTCAGAACGTCGTGAGGGGCAAAGAAAGATCTACTGGATCTCAAGTGAAAAGATCGCAGCTCTGTTAAAGAAGATTCGGCGGGTGCTCGCGGAAGAGGCCGACTAA